A single region of the Syntrophotaleaceae bacterium genome encodes:
- a CDS encoding hemolysin family protein encodes MDADSPSDKNIFKSSFFRRLLFGKLRVTSEKELQEVINASEEEGIINEEEGEMLHSIFEFGDTIVREIMVPRTDMISCSTQATVTDLLKAIITSGHSRIPIYEGSNDRIVGLVYAKDLLKYWGCSDDELKVSQVMRAPFFVPETKKIEELLKEFRTRRMHMAIAIDEYGGTSGLVTFEDLLEEIVGDIQDEYDLEEDWLSEEEDGSVLVDCRLNIDEFAEYFDVRIPRDKFDTVGGWLFDLLGHVPLQGEETVYGNLSIQVTEADERKIRLVRVRRLEPVKQVEENG; translated from the coding sequence TTGGACGCAGACAGTCCCAGCGATAAAAACATTTTCAAATCAAGCTTTTTTCGGCGTCTTCTATTCGGCAAACTTCGTGTGACCAGCGAGAAGGAATTGCAGGAGGTGATCAATGCCTCCGAAGAGGAAGGGATCATCAACGAAGAAGAAGGAGAGATGCTGCACTCCATCTTCGAGTTTGGTGACACGATCGTCAGGGAAATCATGGTGCCCCGTACCGATATGATCTCCTGCAGTACTCAGGCGACGGTGACCGATCTGCTGAAGGCGATCATCACCTCCGGGCATTCCCGGATTCCTATCTACGAAGGGAGCAACGACCGCATCGTCGGTCTCGTTTACGCCAAGGACCTTTTGAAATACTGGGGCTGCAGCGATGACGAGCTGAAGGTCAGCCAGGTGATGCGAGCTCCGTTTTTCGTTCCTGAAACCAAAAAAATCGAGGAACTGCTCAAAGAGTTCCGCACCCGCCGCATGCACATGGCCATCGCCATCGACGAATATGGAGGCACCAGTGGACTGGTGACCTTCGAGGACCTGCTGGAGGAGATCGTCGGGGACATTCAGGACGAGTACGACCTGGAGGAAGACTGGCTCAGTGAGGAAGAGGACGGTTCAGTGCTGGTCGATTGCCGTCTGAACATCGACGAATTCGCCGAATATTTCGATGTCCGGATTCCCCGGGACAAGTTCGATACGGTCGGCGGCTGGCTCTTCGACCTGCTGGGGCATGTCCCACTGCAGGGAGAGGAGACCGTCTACGGCAACCTGAGCATTCAGGTGACGGAGGCCGATGAGCGAAAAATCCGCCTGGTTCGGGTTCGCCGACTTGAACCTGTGAAACAGGTGGAGGAAAACGGCTGA
- the ybeY gene encoding rRNA maturation RNase YbeY, protein MKIHIENRQTSQKIKTAPLEKAARKILNALACPKDSELSIVIVSDDQIREINRDYLQRDKATNVISFAMQEGEGAGLQPALLGDVVISADTAARDAEEAGLPFESELYFLLLHGILHLVGYDHERGTEEEARRMEAKEEEIFAMIEDEILSCPR, encoded by the coding sequence GTGAAGATTCACATCGAGAATCGGCAGACGAGTCAAAAGATAAAGACGGCACCTCTGGAAAAAGCAGCACGGAAGATCTTAAACGCCTTGGCATGTCCTAAGGACAGCGAACTGTCCATCGTCATTGTCAGCGATGACCAGATCCGGGAGATCAATCGGGATTACCTGCAGCGGGACAAAGCCACCAATGTCATCTCCTTTGCCATGCAGGAAGGGGAGGGAGCCGGACTGCAACCCGCTCTGCTGGGAGACGTCGTCATCAGTGCCGACACCGCTGCCAGGGATGCTGAAGAGGCCGGGCTGCCCTTCGAGAGCGAACTGTATTTTCTTCTGCTGCACGGCATCCTGCACCTGGTCGGTTACGATCACGAGCGGGGCACTGAGGAGGAAGCCCGCCGGATGGAAGCCAAAGAGGAAGAGATATTTGCTATGATTGAGGACGAAATTCTTTCCTGCCCCCGGTAG
- the lnt gene encoding apolipoprotein N-acyltransferase, whose product MQLKRFLPDPVSSLALGSGLLLALSFPRPDVASLAWFALVPLFMVMNERPFHTGFLAGTGFFGLVLYWLNIVMTTYGRLHPVLSVVVYLLLVAYLSLFFGAATWAACYCREKLGFSTIITLPVFWVALEFVRSFLLTGFPWATLGYSQQSHLALIQSADLVGPYGLSFLLILSNASLARAGCEILQKRFSNLPWTALLVTASMFAANLEYGFFRLDHQVDERSKSAETLLVQGSIDQSVKWNPAYQARTIAIYRDLSMPESESPATDLIIWPESAVPFFFQEGGALAEAVLQVPVQTGAYLLMGSPAYEAGSEGEQYLNSAFLLSPEGRILGRSDKVHLVPFGEYVPLGRLLPFVDKLVVGIGDFSPGKVSPLQMNGGRIGVLVCFESIFPELARDYVRQGSDLLVNITNDAWFGRSSAPYQHLAMSRFRAVENRVWVARAANTGISAFISPSGEIVAKSPLFERLALKGQVGLGAQPTIYTRFGDILPILCLILSAGWLVYARLFSGKRKL is encoded by the coding sequence ATGCAGTTGAAACGCTTTCTTCCGGATCCGGTTTCAAGCCTGGCCCTCGGCTCGGGGCTGCTGCTGGCTCTGTCCTTCCCTCGCCCGGATGTGGCGTCGCTTGCCTGGTTCGCACTGGTGCCGCTGTTCATGGTGATGAACGAGCGGCCCTTCCATACCGGCTTTCTTGCAGGGACCGGGTTTTTTGGGCTGGTGCTTTACTGGCTCAATATCGTCATGACCACCTACGGCCGGCTTCATCCCGTCCTCTCGGTGGTGGTCTATCTGCTGCTGGTTGCCTACCTTTCCCTTTTTTTCGGCGCCGCCACCTGGGCGGCCTGTTACTGCCGGGAAAAATTGGGGTTTTCCACCATCATTACCCTGCCTGTTTTCTGGGTGGCACTGGAGTTTGTGCGCTCCTTTCTTCTGACCGGGTTCCCCTGGGCCACCCTCGGATACTCCCAGCAGTCGCACCTGGCCCTGATTCAGAGCGCTGACCTGGTCGGTCCCTACGGATTGAGCTTTCTGCTGATCCTCTCCAATGCGAGTCTTGCCCGGGCCGGGTGTGAAATCCTGCAAAAGCGTTTTTCCAATCTGCCCTGGACGGCTCTGCTGGTCACGGCCTCGATGTTTGCCGCCAATCTTGAATACGGGTTCTTCCGGCTGGACCATCAAGTTGATGAAAGAAGCAAATCGGCGGAGACCCTGCTCGTTCAGGGATCCATCGATCAGTCTGTTAAATGGAACCCGGCCTATCAGGCCCGGACCATCGCTATCTATCGCGACCTCTCCATGCCGGAATCGGAGAGCCCTGCAACGGATCTCATTATCTGGCCGGAGAGCGCGGTTCCTTTCTTCTTCCAGGAGGGGGGTGCACTGGCCGAAGCCGTTCTCCAGGTCCCGGTACAGACCGGTGCCTATCTCCTTATGGGCAGCCCTGCCTACGAGGCGGGCAGCGAGGGGGAGCAATATCTGAACAGCGCCTTCCTGCTGTCTCCCGAGGGCAGGATTCTCGGTCGCAGCGACAAGGTCCATCTGGTTCCTTTCGGGGAGTATGTTCCACTCGGCCGTTTGCTGCCTTTCGTGGACAAACTGGTGGTCGGGATCGGCGATTTTTCTCCTGGCAAGGTCAGTCCCTTGCAGATGAACGGAGGCCGCATCGGGGTTCTGGTCTGTTTCGAAAGCATTTTTCCCGAATTGGCCCGCGATTATGTACGGCAGGGCAGCGACCTGCTCGTCAATATCACCAACGATGCCTGGTTCGGCCGATCCTCTGCGCCTTACCAGCATCTGGCCATGAGCCGCTTCAGGGCCGTGGAAAACCGGGTCTGGGTGGCCCGTGCGGCCAATACCGGCATTTCCGCCTTCATCTCGCCCTCCGGCGAAATCGTCGCCAAGTCCCCCCTGTTCGAACGCCTGGCCCTGAAAGGGCAGG
- a CDS encoding HDIG domain-containing protein: MTTSKPERKSEAPRRRWHRFCSVFPLFKPFHKEQNQRYLLLFGVALIITAIIVPKGGFVPGYYSPGDIASRDIKASRDLLLPDQPLTEKKRDEAARAILSLYDFDSRAGEETAGRLFQIFNQLGTTLQTETPLQNVFPKDENSPVSELTEDELILLARLSSRDQVAKDLQKLLVASFKNLIVGNLQVFESSWDRGIIVRDLVNHGERAVMDAKQVTGIGDVFDQVEREIGKMDDLSPNQRIVLLKLLRKMIRPNLTFNQNETEERRRKAGELVKPVLFQMKKGEMIVREGERVTEEQIRKLRAMRAVSGNYSTLLTGLGLLLCILLLIYLGHRFARSNISKYRPKTCDLLVMALVFVSLFILIKVAIFISTALESAFPYIESSSYYYAIPFAAGAMLIRIVLNSEVSLIFSLAFSALVGILFGNNLFIAVYALVGSLTGANWVRQCLERATLYRAGIRLSMVNFLLVLSIHLMAGRGVDSQFFYKAGFGLAGGFFCALLVTGLIPLIEWLFKYTTDIKLLELANMNTPVLRELMIQAPGTYHHSIIVGNLAEAAAETIGANPLLARVAAYYHDIGKIRKPLYFVENIGCQENRHDKLTPSMSALILMAHVKDGADMARENKLGQLLVDIIRQHHGTALIKYFFDKAKQSSDPGVHQVNERDYRYPGPKPQNREAALIMLADAVEAASRTLTDPTPARIQGMVQKIINNIFIDGQLDECELTLKDLHNIAKSFNRILSGIFHHRIDYPEPVHKEREKEPGKRKNGEDSHRESADESKDKDGTSGKSSTEDLKRLGMS, translated from the coding sequence ATGACGACCAGCAAACCTGAACGCAAGTCCGAGGCTCCACGGCGCCGATGGCACCGCTTCTGTTCCGTCTTCCCCTTGTTTAAGCCCTTTCACAAGGAGCAAAACCAGCGCTACCTGCTGCTTTTCGGGGTTGCGCTGATCATAACCGCCATCATCGTGCCCAAAGGCGGGTTTGTCCCCGGGTACTATTCGCCGGGCGACATTGCCTCCCGGGATATCAAGGCGTCCCGCGACCTGCTCCTGCCGGACCAGCCACTCACGGAAAAAAAGCGGGATGAAGCGGCCAGGGCCATCCTGTCTCTATACGATTTCGATTCCCGGGCCGGTGAGGAGACAGCCGGCCGTCTGTTCCAGATCTTCAACCAGCTCGGAACCACCCTTCAAACCGAAACTCCTCTGCAGAACGTTTTCCCCAAGGATGAAAATTCCCCCGTCAGCGAGCTCACGGAAGATGAATTGATTCTTCTGGCCCGGCTTTCCTCCCGCGACCAGGTGGCAAAGGATCTGCAGAAACTTCTGGTCGCATCCTTCAAAAATCTGATTGTGGGCAATCTGCAGGTTTTCGAATCCAGTTGGGATCGCGGAATTATTGTCCGCGACCTGGTCAATCACGGGGAACGGGCCGTCATGGACGCCAAGCAGGTGACGGGAATCGGCGACGTTTTCGATCAGGTGGAGAGAGAAATCGGGAAAATGGACGATCTCTCTCCCAACCAGCGGATCGTGCTCCTGAAGCTCCTGCGCAAGATGATCCGCCCCAACCTGACTTTCAATCAGAACGAAACCGAGGAACGGCGGCGCAAGGCCGGTGAACTGGTCAAGCCGGTGCTGTTCCAGATGAAGAAGGGGGAGATGATCGTTCGCGAGGGCGAACGGGTCACCGAGGAGCAGATCCGGAAGCTGCGGGCGATGCGGGCCGTGAGCGGCAACTACAGTACGCTGCTGACCGGTCTGGGCCTACTGCTCTGCATCCTGCTGCTGATTTACCTCGGCCATCGCTTCGCCCGTTCCAACATCAGCAAATACCGACCTAAAACATGCGATCTCCTGGTGATGGCGCTGGTGTTCGTCAGCCTGTTCATTCTGATCAAGGTGGCCATTTTCATCTCGACCGCTCTGGAAAGCGCCTTTCCCTACATCGAATCGTCCAGCTACTACTATGCCATTCCCTTCGCTGCCGGCGCCATGCTGATCCGCATCGTTCTGAACAGCGAGGTGTCCCTGATTTTCTCCCTGGCCTTCAGCGCCCTGGTCGGGATTCTGTTCGGCAACAATTTGTTCATCGCCGTCTATGCCCTGGTCGGCAGCCTCACAGGGGCCAACTGGGTCAGGCAATGTTTGGAGCGGGCCACGCTCTACCGCGCCGGAATACGTCTGTCGATGGTCAATTTTCTGCTGGTGCTCAGCATCCATCTGATGGCGGGCCGGGGGGTCGATTCGCAATTTTTCTACAAGGCCGGTTTCGGCCTCGCCGGTGGCTTTTTCTGCGCTCTGCTGGTGACCGGACTGATCCCCCTGATCGAATGGCTGTTCAAATACACCACCGACATCAAACTGCTGGAACTGGCCAACATGAACACCCCGGTGCTGCGGGAGCTGATGATTCAGGCACCCGGGACCTATCACCACTCCATCATTGTCGGAAATCTGGCCGAGGCCGCCGCCGAAACCATCGGTGCCAATCCTCTGCTGGCGCGGGTTGCGGCCTACTACCACGATATCGGCAAAATTCGCAAGCCCCTCTATTTCGTTGAAAATATCGGCTGCCAGGAAAACCGGCACGACAAGCTGACTCCCTCCATGAGCGCCCTGATTCTTATGGCCCATGTCAAGGACGGCGCCGATATGGCTCGTGAAAACAAACTCGGTCAACTGCTGGTGGATATCATCCGGCAGCACCACGGCACCGCTCTGATAAAATACTTCTTCGACAAGGCCAAGCAAAGCTCTGATCCCGGGGTCCATCAGGTTAATGAGCGGGATTACCGCTACCCCGGGCCCAAACCCCAGAACCGGGAGGCGGCGCTGATCATGCTGGCCGATGCCGTTGAGGCGGCCAGCAGAACGCTGACCGATCCCACTCCGGCCCGGATCCAGGGGATGGTGCAGAAGATCATCAACAATATTTTCATCGACGGCCAGCTCGACGAATGCGAACTGACCCTCAAGGATCTCCACAATATCGCTAAGAGTTTCAATCGAATTCTGTCCGGCATTTTCCATCACCGCATCGATTACCCTGAGCCGGTGCACAAGGAGCGGGAAAAGGAACCGGGAAAAAGGAAGAACGGTGAAGATTCACATCGAGAATCGGCAGACGAGTCAAAAGATAAAGACGGCACCTCTGGAAAAAGCAGCACGGAAGATCTTAAACGCCTTGGCATGTCCTAA
- the eno gene encoding phosphopyruvate hydratase: MSEIVDIYAREILDSRGNPTVEVEVYLETGVMGRAAVPSGASTGEREALELRDGDKDRYLGKGVLKAVENVNEIIAEELIGWEITDQAGIDRKLLALDGTETKCNLGANALLGVSLACARAAAEDLGLSLFQYIGGPNARELPLPMLNILNGGAHADNNVDIQEFMIMPAGAQSFREALRMSAEIFHALKKVLKGRGYNTAVGDEGGFAPDLKSNEEALEVIMEAIRAAGYTPGEEILLALDVAASELFKDGKYLLENEAKPEKSSKELIDFYEDLVNRYPIISIEDGMAENDWEGWKLLTERLGSRIQIVGDDLFVTNTGILKQGIEKGIANSILIKLNQIGTLTETLDAIEMAKRAGYTAVVSHRSGETEDTTIADLVVATNAGQIKTGSACRTDRVCKYNQLLRIEDELADTARFKGRDVFYNLRRK, encoded by the coding sequence ATGAGTGAAATCGTCGATATCTATGCCCGGGAAATTCTGGATTCCCGGGGCAATCCCACCGTCGAGGTGGAGGTTTATCTGGAAACGGGCGTCATGGGCCGGGCAGCCGTACCGAGCGGTGCATCGACGGGCGAACGGGAAGCGCTGGAGCTGCGTGACGGAGACAAGGACCGCTACCTTGGCAAAGGGGTGCTGAAAGCGGTGGAAAACGTCAACGAAATCATTGCGGAGGAACTGATCGGCTGGGAGATCACCGATCAGGCCGGAATCGACCGCAAGCTTCTCGCCCTGGACGGCACCGAAACCAAGTGCAATCTGGGAGCCAACGCCCTGCTGGGGGTTTCTCTGGCCTGTGCCCGCGCGGCAGCCGAGGACCTGGGGTTGTCCCTCTTCCAGTACATCGGCGGACCGAATGCCCGCGAACTTCCGTTGCCAATGCTCAATATCCTCAACGGTGGCGCCCACGCCGACAACAATGTCGATATTCAGGAATTCATGATCATGCCCGCCGGCGCCCAATCCTTCCGCGAAGCGCTGCGCATGTCGGCGGAAATTTTCCATGCCTTGAAAAAGGTTCTCAAGGGCCGGGGCTACAACACCGCCGTCGGCGACGAGGGCGGTTTCGCCCCCGACCTGAAGAGCAATGAAGAGGCGCTGGAAGTGATCATGGAAGCGATCCGCGCCGCCGGCTACACCCCCGGCGAGGAGATCCTCCTGGCCCTCGATGTCGCCGCCTCTGAACTGTTCAAGGACGGCAAATACCTGCTCGAAAATGAAGCCAAACCGGAAAAGAGCTCCAAGGAACTGATCGATTTCTACGAGGATCTGGTCAACCGCTACCCGATCATTTCCATCGAAGACGGTATGGCCGAAAACGATTGGGAAGGGTGGAAGCTGCTGACCGAGCGCCTTGGCAGCCGCATCCAGATTGTCGGCGACGATCTGTTCGTCACCAACACCGGCATTCTGAAACAGGGTATCGAAAAAGGCATCGCCAACTCGATTTTGATCAAGCTCAATCAGATCGGAACCCTGACCGAAACCCTGGACGCCATCGAAATGGCCAAGCGTGCCGGCTATACGGCAGTAGTGTCCCACCGCAGCGGGGAAACCGAGGACACCACCATCGCCGATCTGGTGGTGGCCACCAATGCCGGTCAGATCAAAACCGGTTCGGCCTGCCGGACCGACCGGGTCTGCAAATACAATCAGCTGCTCCGTATCGAGGACGAACTGGCCGATACGGCACGGTTCAAAGGCCGGGACGTATTCTATAACCTGCGCCGGAAATAG
- a CDS encoding PhoH family protein, translating into MNSSNTQGRFSADDQQLANQLFGQANKNLKQIEKTLGVRLSSKGFDLFIQGEAEQVQLCQRLLEELYTLLREGYPLYPTDIDYAVRILSADSRIRLGDIFLDTICISARKKRIAPKSLAQKTYIDAIRDNDVVFGIGPAGTGKTYLAMAMAVSFLMKKEVARIVLVRPAVEAGERLGFLPGDIAEKVNPYLRPLYDALFDMVDRDRGQELIDKGVIEVAPLAFMRGRTLNDAFVILDEAQNTTAEQMKMFLTRLGFGSRAVITGDITQIDLPSGRVSGLREALDILKGIKGIFFNYFTDRDVVRHPIVQAIVQAYHRAEGTGLRPADRRGREDNADDRQK; encoded by the coding sequence TTGAATAGCAGCAATACTCAGGGTCGATTCAGCGCCGACGACCAGCAGCTGGCGAATCAACTCTTCGGTCAAGCCAACAAAAATCTGAAACAGATCGAGAAAACCCTAGGGGTTCGCCTGAGCTCCAAGGGTTTCGATCTTTTCATACAAGGCGAAGCGGAACAGGTGCAGCTGTGCCAGCGTTTGCTGGAAGAACTCTACACGCTGTTAAGGGAAGGCTATCCCCTTTATCCGACCGATATCGACTACGCGGTCAGGATACTTTCCGCAGATTCCAGAATCCGATTAGGGGATATTTTCCTCGATACCATCTGCATTTCCGCCCGCAAAAAAAGGATTGCTCCAAAAAGCCTGGCGCAGAAGACCTACATCGACGCCATTCGCGACAATGACGTGGTTTTCGGCATCGGGCCGGCAGGCACCGGCAAGACCTATCTTGCCATGGCCATGGCCGTTTCCTTTCTGATGAAGAAGGAAGTCGCCCGCATCGTTCTGGTCAGGCCTGCCGTGGAGGCGGGGGAGAGGCTCGGATTCCTTCCCGGCGATATTGCCGAAAAGGTCAATCCCTATCTTCGACCCCTGTACGATGCCCTGTTCGACATGGTGGATCGTGACAGAGGTCAGGAATTGATCGACAAAGGGGTGATCGAGGTGGCGCCTCTGGCCTTCATGCGGGGCAGGACCCTCAATGACGCCTTCGTCATCCTGGACGAGGCGCAGAATACTACCGCGGAACAGATGAAAATGTTTCTGACCCGGCTCGGATTCGGCAGCCGGGCGGTCATTACCGGGGATATCACTCAGATCGACCTGCCCTCCGGGAGGGTATCCGGTCTCCGCGAGGCGCTCGATATCCTGAAGGGGATCAAAGGAATTTTTTTCAATTATTTCACCGATCGTGACGTGGTACGGCACCCAATTGTACAGGCCATCGTTCAGGCCTATCACCGGGCGGAAGGGACCGGCCTCCGGCCCGCCGACCGGAGGGGCCGAGAGGACAATGCCGATGATCGGCAGAAGTGA
- a CDS encoding diacylglycerol kinase → MLMKPKGVVASFYCAIEGVLWSVRTQRHMLYHMLAALTLLLAALSFHISTLEFILLVLAAMLVLISELLNTALEAVVDLVSPEYHPLARRAKDVAAGGVLVACIGAAIMGYMVLAPYLFPVEKIPFPSLKRPPGELAVASILTVTILVVLIKARIGRGRPLHGGMPSGHAAFAFSIATSVVLSEVGPILALLTLTLAALLGQSRVFLKIHTSTEVLAGALLGIAVTALLYFLFG, encoded by the coding sequence ATGCTGATGAAACCTAAAGGAGTCGTGGCCAGTTTCTACTGTGCCATTGAGGGAGTTCTCTGGTCGGTACGGACCCAGCGGCACATGCTCTACCATATGCTGGCAGCCCTGACCCTGCTGCTGGCGGCTCTGTCTTTTCACATCTCGACCCTGGAATTCATTCTGCTGGTTCTTGCGGCGATGCTGGTGCTGATTTCGGAGCTGCTGAACACGGCTCTGGAAGCTGTCGTCGACCTGGTCTCTCCCGAGTACCACCCCCTGGCCCGCAGGGCCAAGGATGTGGCTGCAGGCGGCGTGCTGGTCGCCTGCATCGGAGCGGCGATCATGGGTTACATGGTCCTGGCGCCCTATCTCTTCCCGGTGGAAAAAATCCCCTTTCCGTCGCTCAAAAGGCCGCCGGGAGAACTGGCCGTCGCCTCCATCCTGACCGTGACGATTCTGGTGGTGCTGATTAAAGCCCGTATCGGCCGGGGCCGACCGCTGCATGGCGGCATGCCGAGCGGCCATGCGGCTTTTGCTTTTTCGATAGCGACGTCCGTGGTCCTGTCCGAAGTCGGCCCGATCCTTGCTCTGCTGACCTTGACGTTGGCAGCCCTGTTGGGGCAGAGCCGGGTTTTTCTGAAAATTCACACCAGTACGGAAGTGCTGGCGGGCGCTCTACTGGGGATCGCGGTCACGGCCCTGCTTTATTTCCTTTTTGGTTGA